A genomic segment from Variovorax paradoxus B4 encodes:
- a CDS encoding 5'-nucleotidase — protein MPVTLEDKLVVAISSRALFNLEEENRIFEAGDNEGYMKLQLDRIDVPAAPGIAYSLIRKLLRFNDDGVQRVEVVILSRNDPVSGMRIFRSSAAADIKLQRGVFTQGRPPFGYLRPLRAHLFLSVNAHDVREALGAGFPAARVLVESVKASDAWPNEVRIAFDGDAVLFSDEAERVFQAEGLDAFQAHELSKADLPLPEGPFKPLLTALHRLQMAGNAQMRIRTALVTARSAPAHERAIRTLMKWNIRVDEAMFLGGLPKGEFLREFEPDFFFDDQTGHVDAAARHVPAGHVSSGISNER, from the coding sequence ATGCCCGTCACCCTCGAAGACAAACTCGTGGTCGCGATCTCGTCGCGCGCGCTGTTCAACCTCGAAGAAGAAAACAGGATCTTCGAGGCCGGCGACAACGAGGGCTACATGAAGCTGCAGCTCGACCGCATCGACGTGCCGGCGGCGCCGGGCATCGCGTATTCGCTGATCCGCAAGCTGCTGCGCTTCAACGACGACGGCGTGCAGCGCGTCGAGGTGGTGATCCTCTCGCGCAACGATCCGGTCTCGGGCATGCGCATCTTCCGCTCGAGCGCGGCCGCCGACATCAAGCTGCAGCGCGGCGTGTTCACGCAGGGGCGCCCGCCCTTCGGCTACCTGCGGCCGCTGCGCGCGCACCTGTTCCTGTCGGTCAATGCGCACGACGTGCGCGAAGCGCTCGGCGCGGGCTTTCCGGCCGCGCGCGTGCTGGTCGAATCGGTGAAGGCCAGCGATGCCTGGCCCAACGAGGTGCGCATCGCCTTCGACGGCGACGCGGTGCTGTTCTCCGACGAGGCCGAGCGCGTGTTCCAGGCCGAGGGCCTGGACGCCTTCCAGGCGCACGAGCTCAGCAAGGCCGACCTGCCGCTGCCCGAAGGGCCCTTCAAGCCGCTGCTGACGGCGCTGCATCGCCTGCAGATGGCGGGCAACGCGCAGATGCGCATCCGCACCGCGCTGGTCACCGCGCGCAGCGCCCCCGCGCACGAGCGCGCGATCCGCACGCTCATGAAGTGGAACATCCGCGTCGACGAGGCGATGTTCCTCGGCGGTCTTCCGAAGGGTGAATTCCTGCGCGAGTTCGAACCCGATTTCTTCTTCGACGACCAGACCGGCCACGTCGATGCCGCGGCACGCCACGTGCCCGCGGGCCACGTCTCGAGCGGCATCAGCAACGAGCGCTGA
- the gspF gene encoding type II secretion system inner membrane protein GspF: MPAYSFEAIDASGQSREGVLEADTARSARSLLRAQALIPLSVTPVGSSHVNGTGNGGLRRWLGGGARIFSSTGLAVWTRQLAGLVSSGLPLERALTALTDEAETEPQRNLVASLRAEVNAGSPFARALAAHPREFSPIYTAVIGAGEQSGNLGLVLDRLADDLEERQALQQKLIGAALYPAIVTLVAIVIVIFLVSYVVPQVAQVFAGTKRSLPFLTTVMLSLSAAVRNYGWWMLGGVVLAAIAARLALAQEDFRLKFDAAWLRLPLVGKLARGYNAARFASTLAMLATAGVPILRALQAASETLGNRAMRADALDALVLVREGAPLASALAQKKRFPGLVSMFARLGEQTGTLPLMLQRAANQLGAEVQRRAMHLATILEPLLIVAMGGVVMLIVLAVMLPIIQLNQFVK; this comes from the coding sequence ATGCCCGCCTATTCCTTCGAAGCCATCGATGCCAGCGGCCAGTCGCGCGAAGGCGTGCTCGAGGCCGACACCGCGCGCAGCGCGCGCAGCCTGCTGCGTGCGCAGGCGCTCATTCCGCTGTCGGTCACCCCAGTGGGCAGCAGCCACGTCAACGGCACCGGCAATGGCGGCCTGCGCCGCTGGCTGGGCGGCGGCGCCAGGATCTTCAGCTCCACCGGCCTCGCGGTCTGGACGCGCCAGCTCGCGGGCCTCGTGTCCTCCGGCCTGCCGCTCGAACGCGCGCTGACCGCACTCACCGACGAAGCCGAGACCGAGCCGCAACGCAACCTGGTCGCTTCGCTGCGCGCCGAGGTCAACGCGGGCTCGCCCTTTGCACGAGCGCTGGCGGCTCACCCCCGCGAGTTCTCGCCCATCTACACCGCGGTCATCGGCGCGGGCGAGCAAAGCGGCAACCTCGGCCTCGTGCTCGACCGGCTCGCCGACGACCTCGAGGAACGGCAGGCGCTGCAGCAGAAACTCATCGGCGCGGCGCTCTATCCGGCCATCGTCACGCTGGTGGCGATCGTGATCGTGATCTTCCTCGTGAGCTACGTGGTGCCGCAGGTGGCGCAGGTGTTCGCGGGCACCAAGCGCTCGCTGCCCTTCCTCACCACCGTCATGCTGTCGCTGAGCGCGGCGGTGCGCAACTACGGGTGGTGGATGCTGGGCGGCGTGGTGCTCGCCGCCATCGCTGCGCGATTGGCGCTGGCGCAAGAGGACTTCCGCCTGAAGTTCGACGCCGCCTGGCTCCGGCTGCCGCTGGTCGGCAAGCTCGCGCGCGGCTACAACGCAGCGCGCTTCGCCAGCACGCTGGCCATGCTGGCGACCGCCGGCGTGCCGATCCTGCGCGCGCTGCAGGCGGCCTCCGAAACGCTGGGCAACCGCGCCATGCGCGCGGATGCGCTCGACGCGCTGGTGCTGGTGCGCGAAGGCGCGCCGCTGGCCTCGGCACTGGCGCAGAAAAAACGGTTTCCCGGACTGGTCTCGATGTTCGCGCGGCTGGGCGAACAGACCGGCACGCTGCCGCTGATGCTGCAGCGCGCCGCCAACCAGCTGGGCGCCGAAGTGCAGCGCCGCGCGATGCACCTGGCCACCATCCTGGAGCCGCTGCTGATCGTGGCCATGGGCGGCGTGGTGATGCTCATCGTTCTGGCGGTGATGCTGCCTATCATCCAGCTCAACCAGTTCGTCAAGTAA
- a CDS encoding GspE/PulE family protein — protein MRHPLPYAFARSQQLLLEEADDGSHTLWMSSHPARSAVGEVTRKYGVQAFEVLADGPLAQRISAAYAQGESSAAAVVSEVQSDADLSRMMQELPAVEDLLESAGDAPIIRMLNALLTQAARDGASDIHIEPYERTSSVRFRIDGTLREVVQPNRALHAALISRLKIMADLDISEKRLPQDGRISLRIGTRAVDVRVSTLPSAHGERAVLRLLDKTESKLTLESVGMQGDTLERFERLIAQPHGIILVTGPTGSGKTTTLYAALARLDASRSNIMTVEDPIEYELPGVGQTQINAKIELTFAKALRAILRQDPDVIMIGEIRDFETAQIAIQASLTGHLVLATLHTNDSVSAVTRLTDMGVEPFLLSSSLLGVLAQRLVRKVCTACAGAGCEVCGQTGYQGRTGIFELLVANDEVQALIHGKAAESQLFEAGARGGLRSMREDGERLVQAGITSRAELVRVTRE, from the coding sequence ATGCGCCACCCCCTGCCCTACGCGTTCGCACGCAGCCAGCAGCTGCTGCTCGAAGAAGCCGACGACGGCAGCCACACGCTGTGGATGTCGAGCCATCCCGCGCGCAGCGCGGTCGGCGAGGTCACGCGCAAGTACGGCGTGCAGGCCTTCGAGGTGCTGGCCGACGGCCCGCTCGCGCAGCGCATCAGCGCGGCCTATGCGCAGGGCGAGTCGAGCGCCGCCGCGGTGGTGAGCGAGGTGCAGAGCGACGCCGATCTCTCGCGCATGATGCAGGAGCTGCCAGCGGTCGAGGACCTGCTGGAAAGTGCCGGCGACGCGCCCATCATCCGCATGCTCAACGCGCTGCTCACGCAGGCCGCGCGCGATGGCGCGAGCGACATCCACATCGAACCCTACGAGCGCACCTCGTCCGTGCGCTTTCGCATCGACGGCACGCTGCGCGAGGTGGTGCAGCCCAACCGCGCGCTGCATGCCGCGCTGATCTCGCGCCTGAAGATCATGGCCGACCTCGACATCTCCGAGAAGCGGCTGCCGCAGGACGGGCGCATCAGCCTTCGCATCGGCACGCGCGCGGTCGACGTGCGCGTCTCCACGCTGCCCAGCGCGCACGGAGAGCGCGCGGTGCTGCGCCTTTTGGACAAGACCGAATCCAAGCTCACGCTCGAATCGGTCGGCATGCAGGGCGACACGCTGGAGCGCTTCGAGCGCCTCATCGCGCAGCCGCACGGCATCATCCTGGTGACCGGCCCCACGGGCTCGGGCAAGACCACCACGCTGTACGCCGCGCTGGCCCGGCTGGACGCGAGCCGCAGCAACATCATGACGGTGGAAGACCCCATCGAATACGAGTTGCCGGGCGTGGGCCAGACGCAGATCAACGCCAAGATCGAGCTCACCTTCGCGAAGGCGCTGCGCGCCATCCTGCGGCAGGACCCGGACGTGATCATGATCGGCGAGATCCGCGACTTCGAGACCGCGCAGATCGCCATCCAGGCCTCGCTCACCGGCCACCTGGTGCTTGCGACGCTGCACACCAACGACTCGGTCAGCGCCGTCACGCGCCTGACCGATATGGGCGTGGAGCCCTTCCTGCTGAGCTCGTCGCTCCTGGGCGTGCTCGCGCAGCGCCTGGTGCGCAAGGTCTGCACGGCCTGCGCCGGCGCCGGATGCGAGGTGTGCGGGCAAACCGGCTACCAGGGGCGCACCGGCATCTTCGAGCTGCTGGTGGCCAATGACGAAGTGCAGGCGCTGATCCACGGCAAGGCCGCCGAGAGCCAGCTCTTCGAAGCCGGCGCACGCGGCGGCCTGCGCTCGATGCGCGAGGACGGCGAACGGCTGGTGCAGGCCGGCATCACCTCGCGCGCCGAGCTGGTGCGGGTCACGCGCGAATAG
- the gspD gene encoding type II secretion system secretin GspD, with translation MMKPLTSPGSRLAVVALAAQMLVAATFLQAVPTAFAQTGDAPRRGEPITLNFANADIEAVARTMAVVTGRDVVVDPRVKGTMNLVTDRAIAPAAAFNQFASALRLQGFAVVEAEGLYKVVPEADAKLQTQTVNTATPSAGSVAGNQIVTQIFRLNYESPNSLLPVLRPLIPPNNTINVNPGNNSLVITDYADNMRRLARIIAALDVPNASDIEVIPLKHSIATDMLPLITRLVDGSGSGATPGAAAPGTADASFRTTLLADPRSNALILRAANPARVALVRTLVEKLDRAPAESSNGAAGNIYVVYLKNADAVRLAATLRAAMAANQLPGTPGAPGATGGSQAQPQASAPQAMQQASLGGQTGSAAANAPLNNANQPSTGGQIQADPSTNSLIITAPEPQYRQMRAVIDKLDGRRAQVMIEALIVEVSAKKAANFGVQWQSALGNNAVIGTNSSLASANILALTQALATRDVANVRPSSGLNLGIAGKIGGQYILGAIANFFNSDGDANVLSTPNLLTLDNEEAKIVIGQNVPFVTGQYASTSGSVGINPFTTVERKDVGLTLRVRPTINENGTVKMTIFQETSTVDQNTVSNSNGPTTNKRSIESSVLVEDGGLVMLGGLLSDDYNNTIEKVPVAGDIPVFGNLFKNEIRSRTKSNLMMFLRPAVMRDGASTEAFAYDRYDEIRGMQQRAQPNTDNVMLRGVDSAPVLPEAPPPRAGNRDTGSNSNGSDRIQGTQLIPPPRPPADTRTLRPSPLRGALPPTADPTSSRELP, from the coding sequence ATGATGAAGCCACTGACTTCGCCCGGCAGCCGCCTCGCCGTCGTTGCACTCGCAGCGCAGATGCTGGTTGCCGCCACCTTCCTGCAGGCCGTGCCGACCGCGTTCGCGCAGACCGGCGATGCGCCGCGCCGGGGCGAGCCCATCACGCTCAACTTCGCCAACGCCGACATCGAGGCCGTGGCCCGCACCATGGCGGTGGTCACCGGCCGTGACGTGGTGGTCGACCCGCGCGTCAAGGGCACGATGAATCTCGTCACCGACCGCGCCATCGCGCCGGCCGCGGCGTTCAACCAGTTCGCTTCCGCGCTGCGGCTGCAGGGCTTCGCGGTGGTGGAGGCCGAAGGACTCTACAAGGTGGTGCCCGAAGCCGACGCCAAGCTCCAGACCCAGACCGTCAATACCGCTACGCCCAGCGCCGGCTCGGTGGCCGGCAACCAGATCGTCACCCAGATCTTCAGGCTCAACTACGAGTCGCCGAACAGCCTGCTGCCGGTGCTGCGCCCGCTCATTCCGCCCAACAACACCATCAACGTGAACCCGGGCAACAACTCGCTCGTGATCACCGACTACGCGGACAACATGCGCCGGCTGGCGCGCATCATCGCGGCGCTCGACGTGCCCAATGCGTCGGACATCGAGGTGATCCCGCTCAAGCATTCGATTGCCACCGACATGCTGCCGCTGATCACCCGGCTGGTCGATGGCAGCGGCTCGGGCGCAACACCGGGCGCCGCCGCGCCGGGCACGGCCGACGCGTCGTTCCGCACCACCCTGCTGGCCGACCCGCGCAGCAATGCGCTGATCCTGCGCGCGGCCAATCCGGCGCGTGTGGCGCTGGTGCGCACGCTGGTCGAAAAGCTCGACCGCGCGCCCGCCGAAAGCAGCAACGGCGCGGCCGGCAACATCTACGTGGTCTATCTGAAGAACGCCGATGCGGTGCGGCTGGCGGCCACGCTGCGCGCCGCCATGGCGGCGAACCAGCTGCCCGGCACGCCGGGCGCGCCAGGCGCCACGGGTGGCAGCCAGGCGCAGCCGCAGGCCAGCGCACCGCAGGCCATGCAGCAAGCCAGCCTCGGCGGGCAAACCGGCTCGGCGGCCGCCAACGCACCGCTGAACAATGCCAACCAGCCGTCGACCGGCGGACAGATCCAGGCCGACCCGTCGACCAACTCGCTGATCATCACGGCGCCCGAGCCGCAGTACCGCCAGATGCGCGCGGTGATCGACAAGCTCGACGGCCGGCGCGCACAGGTCATGATCGAAGCGCTGATCGTCGAGGTCAGCGCCAAGAAGGCCGCCAACTTCGGCGTCCAGTGGCAGAGCGCGCTGGGCAACAACGCGGTCATCGGCACCAATTCAAGCCTGGCCAGCGCGAACATCCTGGCGCTGACCCAGGCCCTGGCCACGCGCGACGTCGCCAACGTTCGGCCGTCTTCCGGCCTGAACCTGGGCATTGCCGGCAAGATCGGCGGCCAGTACATCCTGGGCGCCATTGCGAACTTCTTCAACAGCGACGGCGACGCCAACGTGCTCTCGACGCCCAACCTGCTGACGCTGGACAACGAGGAAGCCAAGATCGTCATCGGCCAGAACGTGCCCTTCGTCACGGGCCAGTACGCCAGCACCTCGGGCTCGGTGGGCATCAACCCATTCACCACGGTGGAGCGCAAGGACGTGGGCCTCACGCTGCGCGTGCGCCCGACCATCAACGAGAACGGCACCGTGAAGATGACCATCTTCCAGGAAACCTCGACCGTCGACCAGAACACGGTCAGCAATTCCAACGGCCCGACCACCAACAAGCGCTCGATCGAGTCCAGCGTGCTGGTGGAAGACGGCGGCCTGGTCATGCTCGGCGGACTGCTGTCGGACGACTACAACAACACCATCGAGAAGGTGCCCGTGGCCGGCGACATTCCGGTGTTCGGCAACCTGTTCAAGAACGAGATCCGCTCGCGCACCAAGAGCAACCTGATGATGTTCCTGCGCCCGGCGGTCATGCGCGACGGCGCCTCGACCGAAGCCTTTGCCTACGACCGCTACGACGAGATCCGCGGCATGCAGCAGCGCGCGCAGCCGAACACCGACAACGTCATGCTGCGCGGGGTGGATTCCGCACCCGTGCTACCGGAAGCCCCGCCGCCCCGCGCGGGCAATCGCGATACCGGCAGCAACAGCAACGGCAGCGACCGCATCCAGGGCACGCAGCTCATCCCGCCGCCGCGCCCACCCGCCGACACGCGTACCTTGCGCCCGAGCCCGCTGCGCGGCGCCCTGCCGCCCACGGCCGACCCGACCAGCTCGCGCGAACTGCCCTGA
- the gspN gene encoding type II secretion system protein N, whose amino-acid sequence MVTRSSLSESAPRRGWRWAVLGIVLGALLALVLFAPARWLAMALSSWSQGRLLLVNPRGTVWNGTAAVVLASGAGGAEAVSLPGSLNWRMRPAWSGMFAVLDLPCCAARPLELKASPRANGMQLQWGDGSSRWPATLLTGLGAPWNTLRLEGTLDLSTRALSMQWDGPVLRIAGQATLDATDVSSSLSTLKPMGSYRLTLEGGSRPSLLLSTREGSLQLNGSGSWNGTAFRFNGEASAAAGREDALSNLLNIIGRRDNARSIITLG is encoded by the coding sequence ATGGTGACGCGCTCCTCCCTTTCCGAATCCGCGCCGCGCCGCGGCTGGCGCTGGGCCGTGCTCGGCATCGTGCTGGGGGCACTGCTGGCGCTGGTGCTGTTCGCACCGGCCCGCTGGCTGGCCATGGCGCTCTCGAGCTGGAGCCAGGGCCGGCTGCTGCTCGTCAACCCGCGCGGCACGGTCTGGAACGGCACGGCGGCCGTGGTGCTTGCCAGCGGTGCCGGCGGCGCCGAGGCGGTGTCGCTGCCCGGCTCGCTCAACTGGCGCATGCGGCCCGCCTGGAGCGGCATGTTCGCCGTGCTCGACCTGCCCTGCTGCGCGGCCCGGCCGCTCGAACTCAAGGCCAGCCCGCGCGCGAACGGCATGCAGCTTCAATGGGGCGACGGCAGTTCGCGCTGGCCCGCCACCTTGCTGACCGGCCTGGGCGCGCCCTGGAACACGCTCAGGCTCGAGGGCACGCTCGACCTCTCCACCCGGGCCCTCTCCATGCAGTGGGACGGTCCCGTGCTGCGCATCGCGGGCCAGGCCACGCTCGATGCCACCGATGTGTCGTCCAGCCTGTCGACGCTCAAGCCGATGGGCAGCTACCGCCTCACGCTCGAAGGCGGCAGCCGCCCGAGCCTGCTGCTGAGCACCCGCGAAGGCAGCCTTCAGCTGAACGGCAGCGGCAGCTGGAACGGCACCGCCTTTCGCTTCAATGGCGAAGCCAGCGCCGCGGCCGGCCGCGAAGACGCGCTTTCCAATTTGTTGAACATCATCGGACGGCGCGACAACGCGCGTTCGATCATCACCCTGGGTTGA
- the gspM gene encoding type II secretion system protein GspM, with the protein MNFGGQLQARWAALELRERRMVAIAAALVVLALLWWIALAPALRTLAAAPADHAQLDAQLQQMALLQNRAKALQAQPRLNRDDALRALETSVRQSLGTNAQLMTASGDGAATITMRATPADAVAQWLAQARGNAHAVPREAHLTRAAAAPPAAGSKDPQPAKVRWEGTLVMALPAAR; encoded by the coding sequence ATGAACTTCGGCGGACAGCTCCAGGCCCGATGGGCCGCCCTCGAACTGCGCGAGCGGCGCATGGTCGCCATCGCGGCCGCGCTCGTGGTGCTTGCCCTGCTGTGGTGGATTGCGCTCGCCCCCGCGCTGCGCACGCTGGCCGCGGCGCCGGCCGACCATGCGCAACTCGACGCGCAGCTGCAGCAGATGGCCCTGCTGCAGAACCGCGCCAAGGCGTTGCAGGCGCAGCCCCGGCTGAACCGGGACGACGCGCTGCGCGCCCTCGAAACCTCGGTGCGCCAGAGCCTGGGCACCAATGCCCAGCTCATGACGGCCAGCGGCGATGGCGCCGCCACCATCACGATGCGCGCCACGCCGGCCGATGCCGTGGCCCAGTGGCTGGCGCAGGCGCGCGGCAATGCCCACGCGGTGCCGCGCGAGGCCCACCTGACCCGTGCGGCCGCCGCGCCGCCGGCCGCCGGCAGCAAGGACCCGCAGCCCGCGAAGGTGCGCTGGGAGGGCACGCTCGTGATGGCGCTGCCCGCAGCCCGTTGA
- the gspL gene encoding type II secretion system protein GspL, which yields MTPLLLIAPLAPADAAGEYDWAQAGDDGIALRNHGRALLALLPASAEVTLGIPAAALSWHRVTLPKGSMSSASKLRAVLDGLLEEHLLDDPEALHFALEPEARAGAPVWVAACNRIWLRALVQGLESAGRRVVRIVPEFAPQPADGPPLLQVTGEAEAPQLTVCDTDGVVSLPLAGAGLALAAGLPLDTAVITAEPAVAQAAEHLLERRLPIVQAPQRWLQAARSPWELAQFDLAVTGRARAGKKFASVVQTLRYAPEWRAARWGIVALLLTQLIGLNAWAWKERNALEAKRQAVRTMLTQTFPSVKLVVDAPLQMAREVAALQQAVGDVAGSDLEPMIGALAPNLPPARTPSAIDYSAGQLRLRGLGLQPSELTRLSGAMGPRGYSVRAEGDLLLVQAEAAR from the coding sequence ATGACCCCGCTGTTGCTCATCGCCCCTCTCGCCCCGGCCGACGCCGCGGGCGAGTACGACTGGGCCCAGGCAGGCGACGACGGCATCGCCTTGCGCAACCATGGCCGCGCGCTGCTCGCGCTGCTGCCGGCCAGCGCGGAAGTCACGCTCGGCATTCCGGCCGCGGCGCTTTCCTGGCACCGCGTCACGCTGCCCAAGGGCAGCATGAGCAGCGCATCGAAGCTGCGTGCCGTGCTCGACGGCCTGCTCGAAGAACATCTGCTGGACGATCCCGAAGCCTTGCACTTCGCGCTCGAACCCGAGGCCAGGGCCGGCGCGCCGGTCTGGGTGGCGGCCTGCAACCGCATCTGGCTGCGCGCGCTGGTGCAGGGCCTGGAGTCGGCCGGGCGGCGCGTGGTGCGCATCGTTCCCGAGTTCGCTCCGCAGCCCGCGGACGGTCCGCCCCTGCTGCAGGTCACCGGAGAAGCCGAGGCACCGCAGCTCACGGTGTGCGACACCGACGGCGTGGTCTCGCTGCCGCTCGCGGGCGCCGGGCTCGCGCTCGCCGCCGGCCTGCCGCTCGACACCGCCGTGATCACCGCCGAGCCCGCCGTCGCGCAAGCCGCCGAGCATCTGCTCGAGCGCCGCCTACCCATCGTGCAGGCGCCCCAGCGCTGGCTTCAGGCCGCGCGCTCGCCCTGGGAGCTCGCGCAGTTCGACCTCGCCGTGACGGGGCGTGCCCGCGCCGGCAAGAAATTTGCATCGGTGGTCCAGACGCTGCGCTATGCGCCCGAGTGGCGCGCCGCACGCTGGGGCATCGTCGCCCTGCTGCTGACCCAACTGATCGGCCTCAATGCCTGGGCCTGGAAGGAGCGCAATGCACTCGAGGCCAAGCGCCAGGCCGTCAGGACCATGCTGACCCAGACCTTCCCGTCCGTGAAACTCGTGGTCGACGCGCCGCTGCAGATGGCGCGCGAGGTCGCGGCGCTGCAGCAGGCCGTGGGCGATGTCGCAGGCAGCGATCTCGAACCGATGATCGGCGCGCTCGCTCCCAATCTTCCGCCGGCCAGGACGCCCAGCGCCATCGACTACAGCGCCGGCCAACTGCGCCTGCGCGGCCTGGGCCTGCAGCCTTCCGAGCTCACGCGGCTGTCCGGCGCGATGGGCCCGCGCGGCTACAGCGTGCGCGCCGAGGGCGATCTGCTCCTGGTGCAGGCCGAGGCTGCGCGATGA
- the gspK gene encoding type II secretion system minor pseudopilin GspK — MTALRAFSRGHPHPRAHRQCGAALLAAMLTVMLVATFSAAALWQQWRASEVEAAERGRVQAAWVLIGALDWSRLILREDGLTGGPDHLAEPWAVPLAEARLTSFLSAEKNVASDNLEGLPDAFLSGRIVDAQSKLNVLSLVDGNKPVPASIATFTKLFNILGLPASELSAMTASLVRALATGTDAAGGDAGAAPLMPQEVSQLVWLGLSPSTVAALEPYVTILPIRTPLNINTASAEAISASLPSLSISDARQLVEKRTRSYFKQIADANAALPSNGTPFNAGQHSVSTQFFEVYGRLRLDRTWVEERSLLQRDGVTVKTIWRNRGAGLATATPAKP; from the coding sequence ATGACGGCGTTGCGCGCTTTCTCCCGGGGGCATCCGCATCCGCGCGCCCACCGGCAGTGCGGCGCCGCGCTGCTCGCGGCCATGCTGACCGTGATGCTGGTCGCCACCTTCTCCGCCGCGGCGCTGTGGCAGCAATGGCGTGCGTCCGAAGTCGAGGCCGCCGAGCGCGGACGCGTGCAGGCGGCGTGGGTGCTGATCGGCGCGCTCGACTGGTCGCGCCTGATCCTGCGCGAGGACGGCCTCACCGGCGGGCCCGACCACCTGGCCGAGCCCTGGGCCGTGCCGCTCGCGGAAGCACGGCTCACGAGCTTTCTGTCGGCCGAGAAAAACGTGGCCAGCGACAACCTCGAAGGACTGCCCGACGCCTTCCTGTCGGGCCGCATCGTGGACGCGCAATCCAAGCTCAACGTGCTGTCGCTGGTCGATGGCAACAAGCCGGTGCCGGCAAGCATCGCCACCTTCACCAAGCTGTTCAACATCCTGGGCCTGCCCGCCTCGGAGCTCAGCGCGATGACGGCCTCGCTCGTGCGCGCGCTGGCCACCGGCACCGACGCCGCCGGCGGCGATGCCGGCGCGGCGCCGCTGATGCCGCAGGAGGTCTCGCAGCTGGTGTGGCTCGGCCTTTCGCCCTCGACCGTGGCTGCCCTCGAACCCTACGTGACGATCCTCCCGATACGCACGCCGCTCAACATCAATACCGCCAGCGCCGAGGCCATCAGCGCCAGCCTGCCATCGCTGAGCATCAGCGATGCGCGCCAGCTGGTGGAAAAGCGCACCCGCTCGTACTTCAAGCAGATCGCCGACGCCAACGCCGCGCTCCCGAGTAACGGCACGCCATTCAACGCCGGCCAGCACAGCGTGAGCACCCAGTTCTTCGAGGTCTACGGCAGGCTGCGGCTCGACCGCACCTGGGTCGAGGAGCGCTCGCTGCTGCAGCGCGACGGCGTCACCGTGAAGACGATCTGGCGCAACCGCGGCGCCGGCCTCGCAACAGCCACTCCGGCTAAACCCTGA
- a CDS encoding type II secretion system protein J gives MRRFASRRARRGFTLIELLVAIAVMALLALVSWRGLDNMSRATTQNQQRADAVLTLQTTLSQWGADLDAVTPIAQTRPIDWDGRVLRLTRRGSDAGAPAMLVVAWTLRSGNDGVRWRRWQSPPFTTRSEWQQAWNMASSWAQEGGGGDVALMPVASWQLYYFRENAWTPAGELPASAPNPANPANPAGALVNMPDGVRLVLNLSPGEGLAGTLTRDWVKPTVGAPRS, from the coding sequence ATGCGCCGCTTCGCAAGCCGGCGAGCCCGCCGCGGCTTCACGCTGATCGAGCTGCTGGTGGCCATTGCCGTGATGGCGCTGCTGGCGCTCGTGAGCTGGCGCGGCCTGGACAACATGTCGCGCGCCACGACGCAGAACCAGCAGCGCGCCGACGCGGTGCTGACGCTGCAGACCACGCTCTCGCAATGGGGTGCCGACCTCGACGCCGTGACCCCGATCGCGCAAACCCGCCCCATCGACTGGGACGGCCGCGTGCTGCGGCTCACGCGGCGCGGCAGCGATGCGGGGGCACCCGCCATGCTGGTGGTGGCATGGACGCTGCGCTCCGGCAACGACGGGGTCCGCTGGCGGCGCTGGCAGTCGCCGCCCTTCACCACGCGCAGCGAATGGCAGCAGGCGTGGAACATGGCCTCTTCGTGGGCGCAGGAAGGCGGCGGCGGAGACGTCGCGCTGATGCCGGTCGCCAGCTGGCAGCTCTACTACTTCCGCGAGAACGCCTGGACGCCCGCGGGCGAACTGCCGGCCAGCGCGCCCAATCCGGCGAACCCGGCCAACCCGGCTGGCGCCCTCGTGAACATGCCGGACGGCGTTCGCCTGGTGCTGAACCTGTCTCCGGGCGAAGGTCTGGCGGGCACGCTCACGCGCGACTGGGTCAAGCCCACGGTGGGAGCGCCACGGTCATGA
- the gspI gene encoding type II secretion system minor pseudopilin GspI: MMSRRHSACSGFTLIEVLIALGIVALALAAGSQATMSLTRNAQRQSDLLLADLCAENELAKARLARQMPAVGDSGSICVQAGVSFNVTTSTIATLNPNFRRVDVQVRDEADAPVLRISTVVGRF; the protein is encoded by the coding sequence ATGATGTCCCGGCGCCATTCGGCATGCAGCGGATTCACGCTGATCGAAGTGCTGATTGCGCTCGGCATCGTCGCGCTGGCGCTCGCGGCGGGTTCGCAGGCCACGATGTCGCTGACACGCAATGCACAGCGCCAGTCCGACCTGCTGCTGGCCGACCTCTGCGCGGAAAACGAGCTCGCCAAGGCGCGGCTGGCCAGGCAGATGCCGGCCGTGGGCGATTCAGGCTCGATCTGCGTGCAGGCCGGCGTCTCGTTCAACGTGACCACCTCCACCATCGCCACGCTCAACCCCAACTTCCGGCGCGTCGACGTGCAGGTGCGAGACGAGGCCGACGCGCCGGTGCTGCGCATCTCGACCGTGGTGGGCCGCTTCTGA